In one Pseudomonas hydrolytica genomic region, the following are encoded:
- a CDS encoding DUF7210 family protein, which yields MSGRKQEAAPAGAEKEKAKREDVELSADHEHGGKLCKAGSKISVLPHQKAWLQQLGKVAKSAEEGGK from the coding sequence ATGAGCGGACGCAAGCAAGAAGCGGCCCCGGCGGGCGCCGAAAAAGAGAAAGCCAAGCGCGAAGACGTCGAGCTGAGCGCGGATCACGAGCACGGCGGCAAGCTGTGCAAGGCCGGCAGCAAGATCAGCGTGCTGCCACACCAGAAAGCCTGGCTGCAGCAGCTGGGCAAAGTCGCCAAATCGGCTGAAGAGGGGGGCAAGTAA
- a CDS encoding phage tail protein translates to MAGYDSVRVEYRGDATRFDAAPDKLRRAIQLALNTVGRSTRTQSWREIRDEINLKPSYIQKEVNFIPATPEDLRVIIYARSRGVTLSQFPHRQLWRQGKNGKRVPAGVRVDVGKGWTELNEGAFIAPIGPKGGLIAERIGKPRLPLEVLHGPSPSQVLNTKLEDIGADAERKLEAETERQLRRIDL, encoded by the coding sequence ATGGCGGGCTATGACAGCGTGCGGGTCGAGTACCGTGGTGATGCCACCCGCTTCGATGCCGCGCCGGACAAGCTCCGGCGTGCCATCCAGCTGGCACTCAACACCGTGGGCCGCAGCACGCGCACCCAGAGTTGGCGCGAGATCCGCGACGAGATCAACCTCAAGCCCAGCTACATCCAGAAGGAAGTCAACTTCATCCCGGCCACACCGGAAGACCTGCGCGTGATCATCTACGCCCGATCGCGTGGCGTGACGCTCAGCCAGTTCCCGCACCGCCAGCTGTGGCGGCAAGGGAAAAACGGCAAGCGCGTGCCGGCCGGCGTGCGTGTGGATGTTGGCAAGGGCTGGACGGAGCTGAACGAGGGCGCCTTCATCGCCCCGATTGGCCCCAAGGGCGGGTTGATTGCCGAGCGTATCGGCAAGCCCCGCTTGCCGCTGGAAGTGCTGCACGGCCCGTCGCCCTCGCAAGTACTCAACACCAAGCTCGAAGACATCGGCGCCGACGCCGAGCGCAAGCTCGAGGCCGAGACCGAACGCCAACTGAGGCGGATTGACCTATGA